In the Oxobacter pfennigii genome, one interval contains:
- a CDS encoding transketolase, translated as MFEGKKNKPVSWQDEVYKAANKIRELVMEHTIKNKGGYISQACSSAEIFATLYLRIMNLEKLDKPLIPGRFQGTPGQGKDRISGSIYNGAKGPFYDRFILSPTHYSLVLYAALIAAGRMDPDGLLEFNKDGSVVEMIGAEHSPGMEVMTGSLGQGISQGAGIALARKLKGETGRVVLFMSDGECQSGQFWEAVQAASFHKLDNMLFYVDVNGYQCDGKMEDVMNIEPFDKRLESFGARVFRVDGHDVEALSALGNLKPDGRPTFILCDTDATRGIDILKKRGSKMHYVRFVSEDEREEYRLAFEKIKSSDAL; from the coding sequence GTGTTTGAAGGTAAAAAAAATAAGCCTGTTTCATGGCAGGATGAAGTGTATAAAGCGGCAAATAAAATAAGAGAACTTGTTATGGAGCATACCATAAAGAATAAGGGAGGATATATAAGCCAGGCCTGTTCATCGGCTGAGATATTTGCCACCCTTTACTTAAGGATAATGAATCTGGAAAAGCTTGATAAGCCCCTTATACCCGGGAGGTTTCAGGGGACTCCGGGACAGGGGAAAGACCGTATAAGCGGTTCAATATATAACGGGGCAAAGGGACCTTTCTATGACAGATTTATATTATCGCCTACCCATTATTCCCTTGTGCTCTACGCTGCGCTTATTGCTGCAGGGCGTATGGATCCAGATGGGCTTTTAGAGTTTAATAAGGATGGCAGTGTAGTGGAAATGATAGGAGCCGAGCATTCTCCGGGAATGGAAGTTATGACCGGCTCACTAGGTCAGGGAATAAGCCAGGGAGCAGGAATAGCCCTGGCGAGAAAACTAAAAGGAGAGACCGGGAGAGTAGTGCTCTTCATGTCTGACGGCGAATGCCAGTCGGGGCAATTCTGGGAAGCGGTTCAGGCAGCTTCATTTCATAAGCTGGATAATATGCTATTCTATGTGGATGTGAACGGTTATCAGTGCGACGGAAAAATGGAGGATGTTATGAATATAGAACCCTTCGACAAAAGGCTGGAGTCTTTCGGAGCCCGGGTTTTTCGGGTTGACGGGCATGATGTGGAGGCCCTTAGTGCGTTGGGGAATCTTAAGCCTGACGGAAGGCCTACATTTATATTGTGCGATACCGATGCCACAAGAGGAATAGATATACTTAAAAAAAGAGGTTCTAAAATGCACTATGTCAGGTTTGTTTCAGAAGATGAAAGAGAAGAGTACAGGCTGGCTTTTGAGAAAATAAAAAGCTCTGATGCATTGTAA
- the lysS gene encoding lysine--tRNA ligase: MSNEEVNFAALEEEYNELIKQRRQKLSDLQAKGDDPFDTYTYDVTHSSKQIKNGFDTLEGAEVSVAGRLLSKRVQGKAGFSDLYDRYGKIQLYLKINDLGEEKLKFFKTLDIGDIIGVKGVVFKTHAGEISIHVKDFTLLTKSLMTLPEKWHGLKDPDLRYRQRYVDLIINQEVRETFLKRTEIIKSIRRFLDNRDYIEVETPILSAIAGGAAARPFITHHNTLDIDMYLRIATELYLKRLIVGGFERVYEIGKNFRNEGMDIRHNPEFTMIELYEAYADYNDMMELTENMLAQVCLDVLGTTKVVYQGTEIDFKPPWRRLTMMDAVKEYAGIDFNGVKSDEEAREIAKNHKLDLKKKLQDCTKGDILNALFEEYAESKLIQPTFLLDYPVEISPLTKKKRGNPELTERFEAFIYGREIANAYSELNDPIVQKERFLQQIRERELGDDEAYMMDDDFINCLEIGMPPTGGLGIGVDRIVMFLTDSYSIRDVILFPTMKPRD; this comes from the coding sequence ATGTCAAACGAAGAAGTAAATTTTGCGGCACTTGAAGAAGAGTATAATGAATTAATAAAGCAAAGAAGGCAAAAATTAAGCGATCTTCAGGCAAAGGGAGATGATCCCTTTGATACGTACACTTATGATGTAACTCATTCCTCGAAACAGATAAAGAATGGGTTTGATACTCTCGAAGGTGCCGAGGTGTCTGTTGCAGGAAGGCTGCTCTCAAAAAGGGTCCAGGGGAAAGCTGGTTTTTCAGACCTTTATGACAGATATGGCAAAATTCAGCTTTATTTAAAGATAAATGATTTAGGGGAAGAAAAATTAAAATTCTTTAAAACTTTAGATATTGGAGATATTATCGGTGTTAAGGGTGTGGTATTTAAAACCCACGCCGGCGAAATATCCATCCATGTAAAAGATTTTACCCTTTTAACGAAATCCCTGATGACTCTTCCGGAAAAATGGCACGGCTTGAAGGATCCGGATTTAAGATACAGGCAAAGATACGTGGATTTGATAATCAATCAGGAAGTAAGGGAAACCTTCTTGAAAAGAACTGAAATAATTAAATCCATAAGGCGCTTTTTAGACAACAGGGATTATATAGAAGTGGAGACGCCTATACTTTCTGCAATTGCAGGAGGCGCCGCTGCAAGGCCTTTTATAACACATCACAATACATTGGATATAGATATGTATCTTAGAATAGCAACGGAGTTGTATTTAAAAAGGCTTATAGTAGGCGGTTTTGAAAGGGTATATGAAATAGGAAAAAACTTCAGAAATGAAGGTATGGATATAAGGCATAATCCTGAATTCACAATGATAGAGCTGTATGAAGCATATGCGGATTACAACGATATGATGGAATTGACAGAAAACATGCTGGCTCAAGTGTGCCTGGATGTTTTAGGGACTACAAAGGTTGTCTATCAGGGTACAGAAATTGATTTTAAACCGCCCTGGAGAAGACTTACAATGATGGATGCTGTGAAGGAATACGCAGGAATAGACTTCAATGGAGTAAAGAGTGATGAAGAGGCAAGAGAAATTGCTAAAAATCATAAATTGGATCTTAAAAAGAAGCTTCAGGATTGCACAAAGGGAGATATTTTAAACGCCCTCTTTGAGGAGTATGCGGAAAGCAAGCTTATACAGCCTACTTTTCTCCTGGATTATCCAGTTGAAATATCGCCTCTTACAAAGAAGAAGAGAGGGAATCCCGAGCTGACCGAAAGGTTCGAAGCTTTCATCTACGGAAGGGAAATTGCAAATGCCTATTCGGAGCTCAATGACCCTATAGTTCAAAAAGAAAGATTCCTTCAGCAGATAAGGGAAAGAGAATTAGGCGATGATGAAGCATACATGATGGATGATGATTTTATCAATTGCCTTGAAATAGGTATGCCGCCTACAGGAGGATTGGGAATAGGAGTAGACAGGATAGTAATGTTTTTGACTGACTCTTATTCAATAAGAGATGTAATATTATTTCCGACAATGAAACCCAGAGACTAA
- the greA gene encoding transcription elongation factor GreA produces MGETGKQVVLTYEGVKKLEEELEYLKTVKRKEITQKIKTALSFGDLSENSEYDEAKNDQAFVEGRIALLENMLKSAKVIDEDDITTDKVNVGCTVKVKDVEFDDDIEYTIVGSAEADPGKLKISNESPVGRGLMGKKVGDEVEISVPDGIIKYVILEIKK; encoded by the coding sequence ATGGGCGAAACAGGAAAACAGGTGGTTCTGACATACGAAGGAGTTAAAAAGCTGGAAGAGGAATTGGAATACCTGAAAACGGTTAAGAGAAAAGAGATAACTCAAAAGATAAAAACCGCTCTGTCTTTTGGTGACTTAAGTGAAAACTCGGAATATGATGAGGCAAAGAACGATCAGGCCTTTGTAGAAGGAAGAATCGCGCTTCTTGAAAATATGCTGAAATCAGCAAAAGTCATAGATGAAGACGATATTACTACGGACAAGGTAAATGTGGGTTGTACCGTAAAGGTTAAAGATGTTGAATTCGATGATGATATAGAATATACAATTGTAGGTTCTGCAGAAGCAGACCCGGGCAAGCTTAAAATATCCAACGAATCTCCCGTAGGCAGAGGCCTTATGGGCAAAAAGGTGGGAGACGAAGTTGAAATAAGCGTCCCTGACGGGATTATCAAATACGTGATTTTAGAAATTAAGAAGTAA